The following coding sequences lie in one Melopsittacus undulatus isolate bMelUnd1 chromosome 9, bMelUnd1.mat.Z, whole genome shotgun sequence genomic window:
- the RPN1 gene encoding dolichyl-diphosphooligosaccharide--protein glycosyltransferase subunit 1, with protein MAGLLCRLLLCLAAGAAAELLLEEARRSVDLSTHLAKVSAELSLANAAGTAASSFLLALEPGLEPRLAYLGVQVKGEEEEENTLEVRETKVKGRSGKFFSVKLPSPLAPGAKVRVAVEMVFTHVLQPYPTHITQSEKQFVVFEGNHYFYSPYFTKSQTTRVKLASRNVESYSKLGNPSRTEDTIEYGPFKDIPPYSQDTLKVHYENNSPFLTITSMTRVIEVSHWGNIAVEETVDLKHTGAVLKGPFSRYDYQRQPDSGISSVKSFKTILPAAAQDVYYRDEIGNISTSHLLVLDDSVEMEIRPRFPLFGGWKTHYIIGYNLPSYEYLYNLGDQYALKMRFVDHVFDEQVTDSLTVKIVLPEGAKNIHVDSPYEINRASDELHYTYLDTFGRPVIVAHKSNLVEQHIQDIVVHYTFNKILMLQEPLLVVGAFYILFFTVIVYVRLDFSITKDPAAEARMKVACITEQVLTLVNKRLGLYRHFDEAVNKYKQSRDISTLNSGKKSLETEHKALTNEIASLQSKLKTEGSDLCDKVSEIQKLDGQVKELVLKSSVEAERLVAGKLKKDTYIENEKMHSSKRQDLVTRIDNILDAL; from the exons ATGGCGGGGCTGCTGTGCCgcctgctgctgtgcctggcggccggggccgccgccgagctgctgctggaggaggcgCGGCGCTCCGTGGACCTCAGCACGCACTTGGCCAAGGTCTCTGCCGAGCTCAGCCTCGCCAATGCGGCGGGCACGGCCGcctcctccttcctgctggCGCTGGAGCCCGGCCTGGAGCCCCGCCTGGCCTACCTGGGCGTGCAG GTGaagggtgaggaagaggaggagaacaCCTTGGAAGTGAGAGAGACTAAAGTTAAAGGCAGAAG TGGGAAATTCTTCTCGGTGAAGCTGCCGTCTCCTTTGGCACCGGGAGCCAAGGTCCGCGTGGCAGTGGAGATGGTTTTCACGCACGTCCTGCAGCCCTACCCCACCCACATCACCCAGAGCGAGAAGCAGTTTGTGGTCTTTGAAGGGAATCACTATTTCTACTCCCCATACTTCACCAAGAGCCAGACAACCCGCGTCAAACTGGCCTCCAGGAATGTGGAGAGCTACAGCAAGCTGGGCAACCCCTCCCGCACCGAGGACACCATCGAGTATGGCCCCTTCAAGGACATTCCTCCCTACAGCCAG GACACTCTGAAGGTGCACTATGAAAACAACAGCCCGTTCCTGACCATCACCAGCATGACCCGGGTCATTGAGGTGTCTCACTGGGGGAACATTGCGGTGGAGGAGACGGTTGATCTGAAGCACACAGGAGCAGTGCTGAAAGGGCCTTTCTCCAGATATGACTACCAGCGCCAGCCAGACAGTGGCATCTCCTCGGTCAAGTCCTTTAAG AccatcctccctgctgctgctcaggacGTCTATTACCGAGATGAAATTGGAAACATCTCCACCAGCCACCTCCTTGTCCTGGATGACTCCGTGGAGATGGAGATCCGGCCTCGGTTCCCACTCTTTGGGGGATGGAAAACCCATTACATCATTGGCTACAACCTGCCGAGCTACGAATACCTCTACAACCTTG GTGATCAGTATGCCCTGAAAATGAGGTTTGTGGACCACGTGTTTGATGAGCAAGTCACAGACTCCCTGACTGTCAAGATCGTCCTGCCAGAAGGTGCCAA GAATATCCATGTGGACAGCCCCTATGAAATCAATCGTGCTTCAGACGAGCTCCACTACACTTACTTGGACACCTTTGGACGTCCAGTTATTGTGGCACACAAGAGCAACCTGGTGGAGCAGCACATCCAAGACATCGTG GTTCATTACACCTTCAACAAGAtcctgatgctgcaggagcctcTGTTGGTGGTTGGAGCCTTTTACATCTTGTTCTTCACTGTGATTGTCTATGTGAGGCTGGATTTCTCCATCACCAAG GATCCAGCTGCTGAAGCCAGGATGAAGGTGGCCTGCATCACAGAGCAAGTGCTGACTCTGGTGAACAAGAGGCTGGGGCTGTACCGCCACTTCGATGAGGCAGTGAACAAATACAAGCAGTCACGGGACATCTCCACCCTCAACAGTGGCAAGAAGTCTCTGGAGACAGAGCACAAGGCCCTGACAAACGAAATAGCCTCTCTGCAGTCCAAACTGAAGACAGAAGGCTCTGACTTATGTGATAAA GTCAGTGAGATTCAGAAGCTGGATGGGCAGGTGAAGGAGCTGGTTCTGAAGTCCTCGGTGGAGGCAGAGCGGCTGGTGGCTGGCAAGCTCAAGAAGGACACGTACATTGAGAATGAGAAGATGCATTCCAGCAAGCGCCAGGACCTGGTCACCAGGATCGACAACATCCTCGATGCTCTGTAA